The following proteins are encoded in a genomic region of Labilithrix sp.:
- a CDS encoding protein kinase, with translation MNECPDEATILAFGRGEGDSALRRAVEVHLAECDECRALVSAVVRSSSLLPKARPIDVMAPTTPVQGGADTVNASSVVAPVKSGDVLAGKYVVERILGAGGMGVVVAARHLQLDQRVALKFLLPAACENADAVARFLREGKAAARITSEHVARVVDTGVLESGAPYLVMEYLEGADLGALASPLAPEDAVEYVLQACEAIVEAHELGIVHRDLKPANLFLARRKDGSPLVKVLDFGISKTGDGSASTQLTSTATMMGSPRYMSPEQMLSAKDVDARSDVWALGVILFELVTGRAVWEADTIQGLCAMIATAPPPSLRQLVPGASPLLEDVIHRCLAKSPDQRVPSVADLALLLAPLASAPAQTSIDRILRVAGLFNVGGFAPDTPTPDTALALRARGASRPLSRPLLGPHDGAARAVVSQPPESIRAPVEGGGKLVGALAVVIVAVAVAAGALFVMRREDAPPVPAATAPPPPASEELPAAVAKPPSASVPSAAQEVKPAPSTPAAKPKVRRRPPPAADTDKPAPPPPPPGPDPAMTDRK, from the coding sequence ATGAATGAGTGCCCGGACGAAGCGACGATCCTCGCCTTCGGTCGCGGCGAGGGGGACTCCGCCCTCCGGCGCGCGGTCGAGGTGCACCTCGCCGAGTGCGACGAGTGTCGCGCGCTCGTCTCGGCGGTGGTGCGGTCGTCGTCGTTGCTCCCGAAGGCGCGGCCGATCGACGTGATGGCGCCGACGACGCCGGTGCAGGGCGGCGCCGACACCGTGAACGCGTCGTCCGTCGTCGCGCCGGTCAAGTCGGGGGACGTCCTCGCGGGCAAGTACGTCGTCGAGCGGATCCTCGGCGCGGGCGGGATGGGCGTCGTCGTCGCCGCGCGCCACCTCCAGCTCGATCAGCGCGTCGCGCTCAAGTTCCTGCTCCCCGCCGCGTGCGAGAACGCGGACGCGGTCGCGCGCTTCCTCCGCGAGGGCAAGGCCGCCGCTCGGATCACGAGCGAGCACGTCGCGCGCGTGGTCGACACCGGCGTCCTCGAGAGCGGCGCGCCGTACCTCGTCATGGAGTACCTCGAGGGCGCGGACCTCGGGGCGCTCGCGTCGCCGCTCGCGCCGGAGGACGCGGTCGAGTACGTGCTCCAGGCCTGCGAGGCGATCGTCGAGGCGCACGAGCTCGGGATCGTGCATCGCGACCTCAAGCCCGCGAACCTCTTCCTCGCCCGGCGCAAGGACGGCTCGCCGCTCGTGAAGGTCCTCGACTTCGGGATCTCGAAGACCGGCGACGGCAGCGCGTCCACGCAGCTGACGAGCACCGCCACGATGATGGGCTCGCCGCGCTACATGTCGCCGGAGCAGATGCTCTCCGCGAAGGACGTCGACGCGCGCTCGGACGTCTGGGCGCTCGGCGTCATCTTGTTCGAGCTCGTGACCGGCCGCGCGGTCTGGGAGGCGGACACGATCCAGGGGCTCTGCGCGATGATCGCGACTGCGCCGCCCCCGTCGCTCCGGCAGCTCGTGCCCGGCGCGTCGCCGCTCCTCGAGGACGTCATCCATCGTTGCCTCGCGAAGTCACCCGATCAGCGCGTCCCGAGCGTCGCCGATCTCGCGCTCCTCCTCGCCCCGCTCGCGAGCGCGCCCGCGCAGACCTCGATCGACCGCATCCTCCGCGTCGCCGGTCTTTTCAACGTCGGGGGCTTCGCCCCCGACACCCCCACCCCAGACACGGCCCTCGCGCTGCGCGCTCGGGGCGCTTCGCGCCCGCTTTCGCGGCCGCTTCTGGGGCCCCACGACGGCGCGGCTCGGGCCGTCGTCTCGCAGCCGCCTGAGTCGATCCGCGCGCCGGTGGAGGGGGGTGGCAAGCTCGTCGGCGCGCTCGCCGTCGTCATCGTCGCGGTCGCCGTCGCGGCGGGCGCGCTGTTCGTCATGCGAAGGGAGGATGCTCCGCCGGTCCCCGCCGCCACGGCGCCGCCGCCTCCTGCGAGCGAGGAGCTCCCCGCCGCCGTCGCGAAGCCGCCATCCGCGAGCGTCCCGAGCGCCGCGCAAGAGGTGAAGCCGGCTCCGTCCACGCCTGCAGCGAAACCGAAGGTCCGCCGCCGCCCTCCGCCGGCCGCGGACACCGACAAGCCCGCCCCGCCGCCGCCACCACCCGGCCCCGATCCCGCAATGACCGACCGCAAGTAG
- a CDS encoding ferritin-like domain-containing protein, producing the protein MRRTLAPLLLGVLAAACGKKRTGPVDEPPTQLPESVECGVPPGRSPFADLTFGPGVDGVVFKSPRPRDGGQHSEVGRLGAPCATATSREACETAVAAATAAAGWRHVGTYAGRPDLDYGYGVVTRGDDVRVLATAEELQKLVAPIESLKEAVALARLVEGPPHCSSGNARTDPDGFVLRYQPFVCDRPTVERLVKVARDGTISVVAQRDLSQGRPIGCYEGRRPIGFVVEPRPWLASLPAHVAEIAHMEAAAVVAFAELRDELRRHGAPGALVARVERARRDEVVHAAIMTARAEALGARPRAVAPPVAPPVGERRTLFELALDNATEGCVHETYGALVAAHQARHAADPALRRAFARIARDEAAHAALALDLADWLATRLDPTERAHVEAARAAAWRDLTAECARLPPAPEVVHDAGMPTAPIATALVTALHHALAA; encoded by the coding sequence ATGCGCCGCACGCTCGCCCCGCTCCTCCTCGGTGTGCTCGCCGCGGCGTGCGGGAAGAAGCGCACCGGCCCGGTCGACGAGCCCCCGACGCAGCTGCCGGAGTCGGTCGAGTGCGGCGTCCCGCCGGGGCGAAGCCCGTTCGCCGATCTCACGTTCGGCCCCGGCGTCGACGGCGTCGTCTTCAAGTCGCCGCGCCCGCGCGACGGCGGGCAGCACAGCGAGGTCGGGCGGCTCGGCGCGCCGTGCGCCACCGCCACCTCGCGCGAGGCGTGCGAGACCGCCGTCGCCGCGGCGACCGCGGCGGCGGGATGGCGTCACGTCGGCACGTACGCCGGCCGGCCGGATCTCGACTACGGCTATGGCGTCGTCACGCGCGGGGACGATGTCCGCGTGCTCGCGACCGCGGAGGAGCTCCAGAAGCTCGTCGCGCCGATCGAGTCGCTGAAGGAGGCGGTCGCGCTCGCGCGCTTGGTCGAGGGCCCGCCCCACTGCAGCTCCGGCAACGCGCGCACGGATCCCGACGGCTTCGTCCTCCGCTACCAGCCGTTCGTGTGCGATCGCCCGACCGTCGAGCGCCTCGTGAAGGTCGCGCGCGACGGGACGATCTCGGTCGTCGCCCAACGCGACCTGAGCCAGGGGCGACCCATCGGGTGCTACGAAGGTCGCCGGCCGATCGGGTTCGTCGTGGAGCCGCGGCCGTGGCTCGCGTCCCTCCCCGCGCACGTCGCCGAGATCGCGCACATGGAGGCGGCCGCGGTCGTGGCGTTCGCGGAGCTCCGCGACGAGCTCCGCCGCCACGGCGCGCCGGGCGCGCTCGTGGCCCGCGTCGAGCGCGCGCGACGCGACGAGGTCGTCCACGCCGCGATCATGACGGCGCGCGCGGAGGCGCTCGGCGCACGGCCACGCGCGGTCGCTCCTCCTGTCGCTCCTCCTGTCGGCGAGCGACGCACGCTCTTCGAGCTCGCGCTCGACAACGCGACGGAGGGCTGCGTCCACGAGACGTACGGCGCGCTCGTCGCCGCGCACCAGGCCCGCCACGCCGCCGATCCCGCGCTCCGCCGCGCGTTCGCGCGCATCGCGCGGGACGAGGCCGCGCACGCCGCGCTCGCGCTCGACCTCGCCGACTGGCTCGCGACGCGGCTCGATCCCACGGAGCGAGCGCACGTCGAGGCGGCCCGAGCCGCGGCGTGGCGCGACCTCACCGCCGAGTGCGCGCGCCTCCCCCCGGCGCCCGAGGTCGTGCACGACGCAGGAATGCCCACCGCCCCGATCGCAACAGCCCTCGTCACCGCGCTCCACCACGCCCTCGCGGCGTGA
- the hemW gene encoding radical SAM family heme chaperone HemW — translation MRGTRSRRCALRRRRRGGRRRRSRRRRLRPPPRSRTRRRRSWRRSRRASRRRRRRRTTRSSSSARSSSSPSPRSRATTSERDRADRSGVASIYVHFPWCLAKCPYCDFVSYATTREAIDHAGYADAVLREASLRARSDERRRAIDSVFFGGGTPSLWDPAALGRVLAGLHESYAIAPDAEVTVECNPTSLDYDRARALLDAGVNRLSIGTQSLRAEQLKFLGRLHDPAGAQAAVAAAIAAGVPRVSTDLIFGLPEQSVQDARDQAAALADTGLAHLSCYQLTIEPGTQFGERKKRGLLPLADDGAVADAFLAIDEELEGRGLRHYEISNYAAPGQEARHNLAYWRGDEYVGVGCGAYGMIRTAEGGVRWRNAIVPGDYVERTRRGEVEMSREELSREELLRERIMLGLRVAEGVDLGRAGADLGTDPWTPARLRALAKLEERGRVVRDGDVLRIPRPAWLFADDTAARLF, via the coding sequence ATGCGGGGGACGCGGTCGCGAAGGTGCGCGCTGCGACGGCGAAGAAGGGGCGGCCGGCGCCGGAGGTCACGTCGGCGCCGCCTCCGCCCGCCACCGCGCAGCCGGACACGCCGGCGGAGATCGTGGCGACGAAGCCGTCGCGCGAGCCGGCGCCGGCGCCGAAGAAGAACAACACGCTCGTCTTCGTCGGCGCGCTCCTCCTCCTCGCCCTCGCCGCGTTCGCGGGCAACTACTTCGGAGCGCGATCGCGCGGACCGTAGCGGCGTGGCCTCGATCTACGTCCACTTCCCGTGGTGCCTCGCCAAGTGCCCGTACTGCGACTTCGTCAGCTACGCGACGACGCGCGAGGCGATCGACCACGCGGGCTACGCCGACGCGGTCCTCCGCGAGGCGTCGCTGCGCGCGCGGAGCGACGAGCGGCGGCGCGCGATCGACAGCGTGTTCTTCGGCGGCGGGACGCCGAGCCTCTGGGATCCCGCCGCGCTCGGGCGCGTCCTCGCGGGGCTCCACGAGTCGTACGCGATCGCGCCCGACGCGGAGGTCACCGTCGAGTGCAACCCCACCTCGCTCGACTACGACCGCGCGCGCGCGCTCCTCGACGCGGGCGTGAACCGGCTCTCGATCGGGACGCAGTCGCTCCGCGCCGAGCAGCTCAAGTTCCTCGGACGCCTGCACGATCCCGCCGGCGCGCAGGCGGCGGTGGCGGCGGCGATCGCGGCCGGGGTCCCGCGCGTGTCGACCGACCTCATCTTCGGGCTGCCCGAGCAAAGCGTGCAAGATGCACGCGATCAGGCGGCCGCGCTCGCGGACACCGGCCTCGCGCACCTCTCCTGCTACCAGCTCACGATCGAGCCCGGGACGCAGTTCGGCGAGCGCAAGAAGCGCGGGCTGTTGCCGCTCGCCGACGACGGCGCGGTCGCGGACGCGTTCCTCGCGATCGACGAGGAGCTCGAGGGGCGCGGCCTCCGTCACTACGAGATCTCGAACTACGCGGCGCCGGGGCAGGAGGCGCGCCACAACCTCGCCTACTGGCGCGGCGACGAGTACGTCGGCGTCGGCTGCGGCGCGTACGGGATGATCCGCACCGCGGAGGGCGGCGTGCGGTGGCGGAACGCGATCGTGCCGGGCGACTACGTCGAGCGCACGCGACGCGGCGAGGTCGAGATGTCGCGCGAGGAGCTGTCGCGCGAGGAGCTCCTCCGCGAACGCATCATGCTCGGTCTTCGCGTCGCCGAGGGCGTCGACCTCGGACGCGCAGGCGCGGACCTGGGGACGGATCCGTGGACGCCGGCGCGCCTGCGCGCGCTCGCGAAGCTCGAGGAGCGCGGCCGCGTCGTGCGCGACGGCGACGTGCTCCGCATCCCCCGCCCCGCGTGGCTCTTCGCGGACGACACCGCGGCGCGCCTCTTCTAA
- a CDS encoding bifunctional (p)ppGpp synthetase/guanosine-3',5'-bis(diphosphate) 3'-pyrophosphohydrolase, producing MIESTDLIDRVRAYQPAADVDLLKRAYDYSEKAHTGQKRKSGDPYFIHPASVAGIITELRLDTASVCAGLLHDVVEDTLATTKDIEREFGGEIASLVDGVTKLGKINFTSKEDRQAENFRKMVVAMARDIRVLLIKLCDRVDNMRTLEHMKPEAQERIARETLEIYAPLANRLGIQAFKSELEDLSFRYLEPEGYHEVKDGVAKTKKERDKYIVEVSKTLSSRLAEQGFAADVTGRAKHLYSIWRKMKANDSSVDQIHDIIAFRVLVESVSDCYAALGVIHSKWTPVPGRFKDYIALPKPNMYQSLHTTVIGPGRERIEIQIRTHDMHRVAERGIAAHWKYKEKHGGGIAETDAQKFGWLRQLMEWQKDLKDPAEFLEGVKVDLFQDEVYVFTPKGEVRVFPRGSTPVDFAFAIHSQLGEHITGARVNGKLEPLRYKLRNGDVIDIVTSNQQQPSKDWLDFVVTTRARAKIRNYLRTEQRDKSLRLGRELLEREFQKSSVSLSKLLKNDHELRKILETLNVQNTEELLIGIGYGKIDPKEVLDVLTPPSMDGKESSPPEQLREGRFAGFVRKVIKGDDGGIRINGIDDVLVRYAKCCNPLPGDDILGFITRGRGITIHRRGCPKAFDTDPERRVEITWDTKAKINRAVQLRVVTANRPGILATVGQTFSQMGINISEANCRAGDDGKAINVFTFVCSDLSQLKNVMKALQKVQGVVAVERA from the coding sequence ATGATCGAGTCGACAGACCTCATCGATCGCGTGCGCGCCTATCAACCGGCGGCGGACGTAGACTTGCTGAAGCGAGCCTACGACTACAGCGAAAAAGCTCATACGGGGCAGAAGCGGAAGTCCGGCGACCCGTACTTCATCCACCCCGCGAGCGTCGCCGGCATCATCACCGAGCTCCGGCTCGACACCGCGAGCGTCTGCGCCGGGCTCCTCCACGACGTGGTCGAGGACACGCTCGCGACGACGAAGGACATCGAGCGCGAGTTCGGCGGGGAGATCGCGTCGCTCGTCGACGGCGTCACCAAGCTCGGCAAGATCAACTTCACCTCGAAGGAGGACCGGCAGGCGGAGAACTTCCGCAAGATGGTCGTCGCGATGGCGCGCGACATCCGCGTGCTGCTCATCAAGCTCTGCGATCGCGTCGACAACATGCGGACGCTCGAGCACATGAAGCCGGAGGCGCAGGAGCGCATCGCGCGCGAGACGCTCGAGATCTACGCCCCGCTCGCGAACCGCCTCGGCATCCAGGCCTTCAAGAGCGAGCTCGAGGACCTCTCCTTCCGCTACCTCGAGCCGGAGGGCTACCACGAGGTCAAGGACGGCGTCGCGAAGACGAAGAAGGAGCGCGACAAGTACATCGTCGAGGTCAGCAAGACCTTGTCGAGCCGCCTCGCGGAGCAGGGGTTCGCCGCCGACGTGACCGGCCGCGCGAAGCACCTCTACTCGATCTGGCGCAAGATGAAGGCGAACGACTCGTCGGTGGATCAAATCCACGACATCATCGCTTTCCGCGTTTTGGTCGAGTCGGTCAGCGACTGCTACGCCGCGCTCGGCGTCATCCACTCGAAGTGGACGCCGGTGCCGGGCCGCTTCAAGGACTACATCGCGCTGCCGAAGCCGAACATGTACCAGTCGCTCCACACGACCGTGATCGGTCCGGGGCGGGAGCGGATCGAGATCCAGATCCGCACCCACGACATGCACCGCGTCGCGGAGCGCGGCATCGCCGCGCACTGGAAATACAAGGAGAAGCACGGCGGCGGCATCGCCGAGACCGACGCGCAGAAATTCGGCTGGCTCCGCCAGCTCATGGAGTGGCAGAAGGACCTCAAGGATCCGGCCGAGTTCCTCGAGGGCGTGAAGGTCGACCTCTTCCAGGACGAGGTCTACGTCTTCACCCCGAAGGGCGAGGTCCGCGTCTTCCCGCGCGGGTCCACCCCGGTCGACTTCGCGTTCGCGATCCACTCGCAGCTCGGCGAGCACATCACCGGCGCGCGCGTGAACGGCAAGCTCGAGCCGCTCCGCTACAAGCTCCGGAACGGTGACGTCATCGACATCGTGACGAGCAACCAGCAGCAGCCGTCGAAGGACTGGCTCGACTTCGTCGTCACGACGCGCGCGCGCGCGAAGATCCGGAACTATCTCCGCACCGAGCAGCGCGACAAGTCGCTCCGCCTCGGCCGCGAGCTCCTCGAGCGCGAGTTCCAGAAGTCCTCCGTCTCGCTCAGCAAGCTCCTCAAGAACGACCACGAGCTCCGGAAGATCCTCGAGACGCTCAACGTCCAGAACACGGAAGAGCTCCTCATCGGCATCGGCTACGGCAAGATCGATCCGAAGGAGGTCCTCGACGTCCTCACGCCGCCGTCGATGGACGGCAAGGAGAGCTCGCCGCCGGAGCAGCTCCGCGAGGGTCGCTTCGCCGGCTTCGTCCGCAAGGTCATCAAGGGTGACGACGGCGGCATCCGCATCAACGGCATCGACGACGTCCTCGTCCGCTACGCCAAGTGCTGCAACCCCTTGCCGGGCGACGACATCCTCGGCTTCATCACGCGCGGCCGCGGCATCACGATCCACCGCCGCGGCTGCCCGAAGGCGTTCGACACCGATCCCGAGCGGCGCGTCGAGATCACGTGGGACACGAAGGCGAAGATCAACCGCGCGGTGCAGCTCCGCGTCGTGACCGCGAACCGCCCCGGCATCCTCGCCACCGTCGGTCAGACCTTCAGCCAGATGGGCATCAACATCTCGGAGGCGAACTGCCGCGCGGGCGACGACGGCAAGGCGATCAACGTCTTCACGTTCGTCTGCTCCGATCTCTCGCAGCTCAAGAACGTGATGAAGGCCCTCCAGAAGGTGCAGGGCGTCGTCGCGGTCGAGCGCGCGTAG
- a CDS encoding serine/threonine protein kinase, whose translation MSSSRVKPGDVLGDKYRVEKVLGAGGMGIVVAAKHLDLNQRVALKFMLREAMADSAHAERFLREAKAAVQLKSIHTARVLDVGKLQNGEPFMVMEYLEGHDLDAEMQQRGPLPPHVAVEYVLQASEALAEAHGLGMVHRDVKLKNLFLTKTVDGRPLVKVLDFGLAKQIGGGNGDVSLTATNSVFGSPQYMSPEQMRSAKDVDYRSDIWSLGVCLYELLTGRVPFDASGVAEICAMVLKDPVPRPSQHVFGLPLDLEAVIMRCLEKDLNRRYQSIAEVAFALQGYASDEGSARRILTVMQQSAQKVDMPTLVTGEPQMEGTGKTLNAWDSGSPQVRRTTSLSKGQLLLVAGLMVSIVFGATGLGLLVLVKRRPTTGSAPTATAVVEPPAEPPPPETALPPPVEAPPPPEPTAAAEPPVEPPPVEPPVEPPPKPPSAVAAPPVVRPPPARPPAPAPPPAPATSTKKVPKTPEGSNYM comes from the coding sequence ATGTCTTCGAGCCGCGTCAAGCCCGGCGACGTGCTGGGCGACAAGTATCGCGTCGAGAAGGTGCTCGGCGCGGGCGGGATGGGGATCGTCGTCGCGGCGAAACACCTCGACCTCAACCAGCGCGTCGCGTTGAAGTTCATGCTGCGCGAGGCGATGGCCGACAGCGCCCACGCGGAGCGCTTCCTGCGCGAGGCCAAGGCGGCGGTGCAGCTGAAGAGCATCCACACCGCGCGCGTGCTCGACGTCGGCAAGCTCCAGAACGGCGAGCCCTTCATGGTCATGGAGTACCTGGAGGGCCACGACCTCGACGCGGAGATGCAGCAGCGCGGTCCCCTCCCGCCGCACGTCGCGGTCGAGTACGTCCTGCAAGCGAGCGAGGCGCTCGCCGAGGCGCACGGCCTCGGCATGGTGCATCGCGACGTGAAGCTGAAGAACCTGTTCCTCACGAAGACGGTCGACGGCCGCCCGCTCGTGAAGGTGCTGGACTTCGGCCTCGCCAAGCAGATCGGCGGCGGCAACGGCGACGTCTCGCTCACCGCGACGAACTCGGTGTTCGGATCGCCTCAGTACATGTCGCCGGAGCAGATGCGATCGGCGAAGGACGTCGACTACCGGAGCGACATCTGGTCTCTCGGCGTGTGCCTCTACGAGCTCCTCACCGGTCGCGTCCCGTTCGATGCCTCCGGCGTCGCGGAGATCTGCGCGATGGTCCTCAAGGACCCGGTGCCGCGTCCGTCGCAGCACGTCTTCGGGCTGCCGCTCGATCTCGAAGCGGTGATCATGCGGTGCCTCGAGAAGGACCTCAACCGCCGCTACCAGTCGATCGCGGAGGTCGCGTTCGCGCTCCAGGGCTACGCGTCCGACGAAGGATCCGCGCGCCGCATCCTCACCGTGATGCAGCAGTCCGCGCAGAAGGTCGACATGCCGACCCTCGTCACGGGCGAGCCGCAGATGGAGGGCACCGGCAAGACGCTCAACGCGTGGGACTCCGGGAGCCCGCAGGTCCGGCGCACGACGTCGCTCTCGAAGGGACAGCTCCTCCTCGTCGCCGGCCTCATGGTCTCCATCGTGTTCGGCGCGACCGGGCTCGGCCTCCTCGTCCTCGTGAAGAGGCGCCCGACGACCGGAAGCGCTCCGACCGCGACGGCGGTGGTCGAGCCCCCCGCCGAGCCGCCGCCGCCCGAGACCGCGTTGCCGCCGCCGGTCGAGGCGCCACCTCCGCCCGAGCCGACCGCCGCCGCCGAGCCGCCGGTCGAGCCTCCGCCGGTCGAGCCTCCGGTCGAGCCGCCGCCCAAACCTCCGAGCGCGGTCGCGGCGCCGCCCGTCGTGCGACCGCCCCCCGCGCGACCGCCCGCGCCCGCGCCGCCGCCGGCCCCCGCGACGTCGACGAAGAAGGTCCCGAAGACGCCCGAAGGCTCGAACTACATGTGA
- the trmFO gene encoding methylenetetrahydrofolate--tRNA-(uracil(54)-C(5))-methyltransferase (FADH(2)-oxidizing) TrmFO — protein MKVLVVGAGLAGCEAAYQLAERGIDVTLVEQKPKARTPAQNTDKLCELVCSNSMRGAALVNAVGLLKEELRRAGSLVMQAAEVARVPAGGALAVDRDVFADTVTARIASHPRITIVHEVIEAIPEATPDRPVIIATGPLTGDALAADIARAVGAQHLAYYDAIAPIISADSIDWDRVFKQSRWGKGAENVDSDEKLDATATGDEAYVNCPFEKDAYYAFVRAIVEAQKVEPRSFEDVKYFEGCLPIEVMASRGERTLAFGPMKPVGLTDPRTGRRPYAVVQLRPEDQAMTAYNLVGFQTRMTYGEQQRVFRMIPGLEEAEILRFGSVHRNTFVDSPKMLDERMQLKARPNVYLAGQVTGVEGYVESCAGGLVCAIMLAQTLRGEALSPPPETTALGGIRTHLMRESERFQPSNITWACIPPPADPKLRKRDRYQAMADRALAELDAWLGAIKVAPTTT, from the coding sequence ATGAAGGTCCTTGTAGTAGGAGCGGGGCTCGCGGGGTGCGAGGCGGCGTACCAGCTCGCGGAGCGCGGGATCGACGTCACGCTCGTCGAGCAGAAGCCGAAAGCGCGCACCCCGGCGCAGAACACCGACAAATTGTGCGAGCTGGTGTGCTCGAACTCGATGCGCGGCGCCGCGCTGGTGAACGCGGTCGGCCTCCTCAAGGAGGAGCTCCGGCGCGCGGGCTCGCTCGTCATGCAGGCGGCCGAGGTCGCGCGCGTCCCGGCCGGAGGGGCGCTCGCGGTGGACCGCGACGTCTTCGCCGACACGGTGACCGCGCGCATCGCGAGCCACCCGCGCATCACGATCGTGCACGAGGTCATCGAGGCGATCCCGGAGGCGACGCCCGATCGCCCCGTCATCATCGCGACCGGTCCGCTCACCGGCGACGCGCTCGCGGCCGACATCGCGCGCGCGGTCGGCGCGCAGCACCTCGCGTACTACGACGCGATCGCGCCGATCATCAGCGCCGACTCGATCGACTGGGACCGGGTCTTCAAGCAGTCGCGCTGGGGGAAGGGCGCGGAAAACGTCGATAGCGACGAAAAGCTCGACGCGACCGCGACCGGCGACGAGGCCTACGTGAACTGCCCGTTCGAGAAGGACGCGTACTACGCGTTCGTGAGGGCGATCGTGGAGGCGCAGAAGGTCGAGCCGCGCTCCTTCGAGGACGTGAAGTACTTCGAGGGCTGCCTCCCGATCGAGGTGATGGCGTCGCGCGGCGAGCGCACGCTCGCGTTCGGGCCGATGAAGCCGGTCGGGCTCACCGATCCGCGGACCGGACGCCGTCCCTACGCCGTCGTGCAGCTCCGCCCCGAGGACCAGGCCATGACGGCGTACAACCTCGTCGGCTTCCAGACGCGGATGACGTACGGCGAGCAGCAGCGCGTCTTCCGCATGATCCCCGGCCTCGAAGAAGCCGAGATCCTGCGTTTCGGGAGCGTGCATCGGAACACGTTCGTCGACTCGCCGAAGATGCTCGACGAGCGGATGCAGCTCAAGGCGCGCCCGAACGTGTACCTCGCGGGCCAGGTGACGGGGGTGGAGGGCTACGTCGAGAGCTGCGCCGGCGGCCTCGTCTGCGCGATCATGCTGGCGCAGACGCTGCGCGGCGAGGCGCTCTCGCCGCCGCCGGAGACGACCGCGCTCGGCGGGATCCGGACGCACCTCATGCGCGAGAGCGAGCGCTTCCAGCCCTCGAACATCACCTGGGCGTGCATCCCGCCGCCGGCGGATCCGAAGCTGCGGAAGCGCGATCGCTATCAGGCGATGGCCGACCGCGCGCTCGCGGAGCTCGACGCGTGGCTCGGCGCGATCAAGGTCGCGCCGACGACGACGTAG
- a CDS encoding serine/threonine protein kinase, which yields MPAIQDALMPGTVLAGRYRIERTVGQGSMGIVTEATDLTLQMRVAVKVMSPERAHNEEARQRFIREARAASVLSNAHVTKLYEVLELENGVPFLVMEFLEGSSLEAIVTRDGPPPLDVVLDWSLQALEGLAEAHRAGFVHRDIKPENLFLHDPKSGPPIVKVVDFGAVKEIASKATRLTKTGSTMGSPAYMPPEQVRAEDDIDQRADVWAMGVSIYEMTTGRLPFGGDSIPQTLAAILREDPVPLRQRRGECSPELEALVNRALSKDRHARFANCAEMLEALRAVRAQLKQTSPVTKTLFFSPSNNPAAQFGQGFLDSGPLPPSTPRPMPSSSIPDEFAETTAARRAVVQQATAPENDPSRVRPRVVINARGHVITTSNTNQPAPKSTPAWLPFVIAGAGGLLVAVIVLLALTWRSSSPHPRPAPATSSSARP from the coding sequence GTGCCGGCGATCCAAGATGCGCTGATGCCGGGGACGGTCTTGGCCGGCCGCTACCGCATCGAGCGCACCGTCGGCCAAGGGTCGATGGGCATCGTCACCGAGGCGACGGACCTGACCCTCCAGATGCGCGTCGCGGTGAAGGTGATGTCGCCCGAGCGCGCACACAACGAGGAGGCGCGCCAGCGCTTCATCCGCGAAGCGCGCGCCGCGAGCGTGCTCTCGAACGCGCACGTCACGAAGCTGTACGAGGTCCTCGAGCTCGAGAACGGCGTGCCCTTCCTCGTGATGGAGTTCCTCGAGGGCTCCAGCCTGGAGGCGATCGTGACGCGCGACGGACCGCCCCCGCTCGACGTCGTCCTCGACTGGTCGCTCCAGGCGCTCGAAGGCCTCGCGGAGGCGCATCGCGCCGGCTTCGTGCATCGCGACATCAAGCCCGAGAACCTCTTCCTCCACGATCCCAAGAGCGGCCCGCCGATCGTGAAGGTGGTCGACTTCGGCGCGGTGAAGGAGATCGCCTCGAAGGCGACGCGCCTCACGAAGACGGGCTCGACGATGGGCTCGCCCGCGTACATGCCGCCGGAGCAGGTGCGCGCCGAGGACGACATCGATCAGCGTGCCGACGTCTGGGCGATGGGCGTGTCGATCTACGAGATGACGACGGGGCGGCTCCCGTTCGGCGGCGACTCGATCCCGCAGACGCTCGCCGCGATCCTGCGCGAGGATCCGGTCCCGCTCCGGCAGCGCCGCGGCGAGTGCTCGCCCGAGCTCGAGGCGCTCGTGAACCGCGCGCTCTCGAAGGACCGCCACGCGCGCTTCGCGAACTGCGCCGAGATGCTCGAGGCCCTCCGCGCCGTGCGCGCGCAGCTCAAGCAGACCTCCCCCGTCACGAAGACGCTCTTCTTCTCGCCGTCGAACAACCCCGCCGCCCAGTTCGGGCAGGGCTTCCTCGACAGCGGGCCGCTGCCGCCGAGCACGCCGCGGCCGATGCCCTCCTCGTCGATCCCGGACGAGTTCGCGGAGACGACGGCCGCGCGCAGGGCGGTAGTGCAGCAAGCGACGGCGCCGGAGAACGATCCGAGCCGCGTCCGCCCGCGCGTCGTCATCAACGCGCGCGGTCACGTCATCACGACGAGCAACACGAACCAGCCCGCGCCGAAGAGCACGCCGGCGTGGCTCCCCTTCGTCATCGCCGGCGCGGGCGGCCTGCTCGTCGCCGTCATCGTCCTCCTCGCGCTGACGTGGCGTTCGAGCTCTCCGCACCCGAGGCCGGCGCCGGCTACGTCGTCGTCGGCGCGACCTTGA